The Miscanthus floridulus cultivar M001 chromosome 7, ASM1932011v1, whole genome shotgun sequence genome includes a region encoding these proteins:
- the LOC136463940 gene encoding vacuolar iron transporter homolog 2-like, producing the protein MAPNLSSDAPKFPSKPKHGEANVEAAAAAHGVDYLARAQWLRAAALGANDGLVSVASLMIGVGAANDGAREMLVSGLAGLVAGACSMAVGEFVSVYAQYDIEVAHSERGGSDDSSSEGRGGDEEGLPSPTKAAAASALAFAVGAALPLLSGAFVRPWAVRVAAVCAASSLGLAGFGAAGAYLGGANIVRSGLRVLLGGWLAMAATFAVLRLFSLAFKTHVASA; encoded by the coding sequence ATGGCTCCCAACCTCAGCTCCGACGCCCCTAAGTTCCCCTCCAAGCCGAAACACGGAGAGGCCAAcgtcgaggcagcggcggcggcccacGGCGTCGACTACCTGGCCCGCGCGCAGTGGCTCCGcgccgccgccctgggcgccAACGACGGGCTGGTGTCCGTGGCGTCCCTCATGATCGGCGTGGGCGCCGCCAACGACGGCGCGCGGGAGATGCTGGTGTCGGGCCTGGCGGGGCTCGTGGCCGGCGCCTGCAGCATGGCCGTCGGCGAGTTCGTGTCCGTCTACGCGCAGTACGACATCGAGGTGGCGCACTCGGAGCGCGGCGGCAGCGACGACAGCAGCAGCGAAGGCCGCGGCGGAGacgaggaggggctgccgagcCCGACGAAGGCCGCGGCCGCGTCGGCGCTGGCGTTCGCGGTGGGCGCGGCGCTGCCGCTGCTGTCGGGCGCCTTCGTGCGGCCCTGGGCGGTCAGGGTGGCGGCGGTGTGCGCGGCCAGCAGCCTGGGCCTGGCCGGGTTCGGCGCCGCGGGCGCGTACCTGGGCGGCGCCAACATCGTCCGCTCCGGGCTCCGCGTGCTCCTGGGTGGCTGGCTGGCCATGGCAGCCACGTTCGCGGTCCTCAGGCTCTTCAGCTTGGCGTTCAAGACGCACGTCGCGTCCGCATAA